A DNA window from Streptomyces bacillaris contains the following coding sequences:
- a CDS encoding lysophospholipid acyltransferase family protein, producing MSDATGAPTLRGAAVGRRIGIGLMYGLWKPRVLGAWRVPAAGPVILAVNHSHNIDGPMLMGTAPRPVHFLIKKEAFVGPLDPFLHGIGQIEVDRTTVDRTAISHALGVLADGGALGIFPEGTRGEGDFASLRAGLAYFAVRGGAPIVPVAVLGSTERRGRLIRGLPPLRSRVDVVFGDAFDASAGDGRRTRKALDEATLRIQARLTAHLESAKRLTGR from the coding sequence GGCCGCGGTGGGACGGCGGATCGGCATCGGCCTGATGTACGGGCTCTGGAAGCCGCGGGTGCTCGGCGCGTGGCGGGTGCCCGCCGCCGGACCCGTCATCCTCGCGGTCAACCACTCCCACAACATCGACGGCCCGATGCTGATGGGCACCGCGCCCCGGCCGGTGCACTTCCTGATCAAGAAGGAGGCGTTCGTCGGCCCCCTCGACCCGTTCCTGCACGGGATCGGCCAGATCGAGGTGGACCGTACGACCGTCGACCGCACCGCCATCAGCCACGCGCTGGGCGTCCTGGCGGACGGCGGGGCGCTCGGGATCTTCCCGGAGGGCACCCGGGGTGAGGGCGACTTCGCCTCGCTGCGGGCCGGACTCGCGTACTTCGCGGTACGCGGCGGGGCGCCGATCGTCCCCGTCGCCGTCCTGGGATCCACCGAGCGCCGTGGACGGTTGATACGGGGGCTGCCCCCGCTGCGCAGCCGGGTCGACGTCGTCTTCGGGGACGCGTTCGACGCGAGCGCCGGCGACGGGCGGCGGACGCGCAAGGCGCTGGACGAGGCGACCCTGCGGATCCAGGCGCGGCTCACCGCCCACCTGGAGAGCGCCAAGCGCCTCACCGGCCGATAG
- the der gene encoding ribosome biogenesis GTPase Der, whose product MNDQIHSGGSDHEHGELGDAEYAEFMELAAQEGFDPEEVEGALGEAGHGPLPVLAVVGRPNVGKSTLVNRIIGRREAVVQDKPGVTRDRVTYEAEWAGRRFKVVDTGGWEQDVLGLDASVAAQAEYAIETADAVVFVVDSTVGATDTDEAVVKLLRRAGKPVVLCANKVDGQSGEADATALWSLGLGEPYPVSSLHGRGTGDMLDAVLEALPDAPAQRFGTAPGGPRRIALIGRPNVGKSSLLNKVAGEDRVVVNELAGTTRDPVDELITLGGITWKFIDTAGIRRRVHLQEGADYYASLRTAAALEKAEVAVVLIDASESISVQDQRIVTMAVEAGRALVVAFNKWDTLDEERRYYLEREIETELAQISWAPRVNVSAVTGRHMEKLVPAIETAIEGWETRVPTGRLNAFLGEIVAAHPHPIRGGKQPRILFGTQAGTKPPRFVLFASGFLEHGYRRFVERRLREEFGFEGTPIHISVRVREKRGRNK is encoded by the coding sequence ATGAACGACCAGATTCACTCCGGCGGCTCGGACCACGAGCACGGAGAGCTTGGCGATGCCGAGTACGCGGAGTTCATGGAGCTCGCCGCGCAGGAGGGCTTCGACCCCGAGGAGGTCGAGGGCGCTCTCGGTGAGGCCGGTCACGGCCCGCTCCCCGTGCTCGCCGTCGTCGGCCGCCCCAATGTCGGCAAGTCGACCCTGGTGAACCGGATCATCGGCCGCCGTGAGGCCGTCGTGCAGGACAAGCCCGGCGTCACCCGTGACCGCGTCACCTACGAGGCCGAGTGGGCGGGCCGCCGGTTCAAGGTCGTCGACACCGGCGGCTGGGAGCAGGACGTGCTGGGCCTCGACGCCTCCGTCGCCGCCCAGGCGGAGTACGCCATCGAGACCGCCGACGCCGTGGTCTTCGTGGTCGACTCCACCGTCGGCGCCACCGACACCGACGAGGCCGTCGTCAAGCTGCTGCGCCGGGCGGGCAAGCCCGTCGTGCTCTGCGCCAACAAGGTCGACGGCCAGAGCGGCGAGGCCGACGCCACCGCCCTGTGGTCACTGGGCCTCGGTGAGCCCTACCCGGTCTCCTCGCTGCACGGCCGGGGCACCGGTGACATGCTGGACGCCGTCCTGGAGGCGCTCCCGGACGCCCCGGCCCAGAGGTTCGGCACCGCCCCCGGCGGCCCCCGCCGCATCGCCCTGATCGGCCGCCCGAACGTCGGCAAGTCCTCCCTGCTCAACAAGGTCGCGGGGGAGGACCGGGTCGTCGTCAACGAGCTGGCCGGCACCACCCGTGACCCGGTCGACGAGCTGATCACGCTCGGCGGCATCACCTGGAAGTTCATCGACACCGCCGGTATCCGCCGCCGCGTCCACCTCCAGGAGGGCGCCGACTACTACGCTTCGCTGCGGACCGCCGCCGCCCTGGAGAAGGCCGAGGTCGCCGTCGTCCTGATCGACGCCAGCGAGTCCATCAGCGTCCAGGACCAGCGCATCGTCACGATGGCCGTGGAGGCGGGGCGCGCCCTGGTCGTCGCCTTCAACAAGTGGGACACCCTCGACGAGGAGCGCCGCTACTACCTGGAGCGCGAGATCGAGACGGAGCTGGCACAGATCTCCTGGGCCCCGCGCGTCAACGTCTCGGCCGTCACCGGCCGCCACATGGAGAAGCTGGTCCCGGCGATCGAGACCGCGATCGAGGGATGGGAGACCCGCGTCCCCACCGGCCGGCTGAACGCGTTCCTGGGCGAGATCGTCGCCGCCCACCCGCACCCGATCCGCGGGGGCAAGCAGCCGCGCATCCTGTTCGGCACCCAGGCGGGCACCAAGCCGCCCCGGTTCGTCCTCTTCGCCTCCGGCTTCCTGGAGCACGGCTACCGCCGCTTCGTCGAGCGCCGGCTCCGTGAGGAGTTCGGCTTCGAGGGCACCCCGATCCACATCTCGGTCCGGGTCCGCGAGAAGCGCGGCCGCAACAAGTAG
- a CDS encoding glycosyltransferase family 4 protein, protein MHISFLLHNAYGIGGTIRSTFTLARALAEQHDVEIVSVFRHRDAPQLGAPEGVTLRHLVDLRKKSGSYEGDAAEHARPAVVFPRGDSRHKQYSRLTDARIADHLRTLEADVVVGTRPGLNVHISRQTRRGPVRVGQEHLTLDNHGYRLRREIAHRYTLLDALTTVTRADAADYRRRMKLPGVRIEAIPNAVPVPGCPPADGDLKWVVAAGRLHRVKRYDLLVRAFAQVAAARPDWRLRIYGGADASGDEQATLRALIDRLDLHNHVFLMGAASPLEAEWPKGSIAAVTSERESFGMTIVEAMRGGLPVVATACPHGPAEIIEDGVDGCLVPVGDTDAVAAALLRLIEDDGLRHRMGRAALGASERFDPARIAERHESLFTELVARGAGSRSHGPLRTALHRTRGTVLDGAYALRYKAADVLRKGRTA, encoded by the coding sequence ATGCATATTTCATTTCTTCTGCACAACGCGTACGGCATCGGCGGGACGATCCGGTCGACCTTCACGCTCGCCCGCGCCCTCGCCGAACAGCACGACGTCGAGATCGTCTCCGTCTTCCGGCACCGCGACGCACCCCAGCTCGGCGCGCCCGAGGGCGTGACGCTCCGCCACCTCGTCGACCTGCGGAAGAAGAGCGGCAGCTACGAGGGGGACGCGGCCGAACACGCCCGGCCCGCCGTGGTGTTCCCGCGCGGCGACAGTCGGCACAAGCAGTACAGCAGGCTCACCGACGCCCGGATCGCCGACCACCTCCGGACGCTCGAGGCCGATGTCGTCGTCGGCACCCGCCCCGGGCTGAACGTGCACATCAGCCGGCAGACCCGCCGGGGCCCGGTGCGCGTCGGGCAGGAGCACCTGACCCTCGACAACCACGGCTACCGCCTGCGGCGCGAGATCGCCCACCGGTACACCCTGCTCGACGCCCTCACCACCGTCACGCGGGCCGACGCCGCCGACTACCGCCGCCGGATGAAGCTGCCCGGCGTGCGGATCGAGGCCATCCCCAACGCCGTGCCCGTGCCCGGCTGTCCGCCCGCCGACGGCGATCTGAAGTGGGTCGTCGCGGCCGGCCGGCTGCACCGGGTCAAGCGGTACGACCTGCTCGTACGGGCCTTCGCCCAGGTCGCGGCCGCCCGCCCGGACTGGCGGCTGCGGATCTACGGCGGAGCGGACGCCAGCGGCGACGAACAGGCCACGCTGCGCGCGCTCATCGACCGGCTGGACCTGCACAACCACGTGTTCCTGATGGGCGCGGCCAGCCCGCTGGAGGCCGAGTGGCCCAAGGGGTCGATCGCCGCCGTCACGTCGGAGCGCGAGTCCTTCGGGATGACCATCGTCGAGGCGATGCGCGGCGGACTGCCGGTCGTGGCCACCGCCTGCCCGCACGGACCGGCCGAGATCATCGAGGACGGCGTCGACGGCTGCCTCGTACCGGTGGGGGACACCGACGCGGTCGCCGCCGCGCTGCTCCGGCTGATCGAGGACGACGGCCTGCGCCACCGGATGGGCCGCGCCGCGCTCGGGGCGTCGGAGCGCTTCGACCCGGCGCGGATCGCCGAGCGCCACGAGAGCCTCTTCACCGAACTCGTCGCCCGGGGCGCCGGGAGCCGGAGCCACGGGCCCCTGCGCACCGCGCTGCACCGCACCCGGGGCACCGTGCTCGACGGGGCGTACGCACTCCGCTACAAGGCCGCCGACGTGCTCCGCAAGGGGAGGACCGCATGA
- a CDS encoding transferase, with translation MTTTATADATVRADCVADPAGTLTFELTTATAPGPGPGAVLLLRRRGGAGTTVRLALSSSAPGRLRAVLEPATELPEGWWDTYVEEPGSEHMPAVLPGLRDLRTLVDRAPDAATATVRWRVPYPTLDGRLAVRSWVRAPHAEAGAIRVGPAGMSVEGVLYGAGAGEDAVVEARLQGDPSRLHRVPLTATGEPGGFAFTLPYAPLVTGPVAEEQLWWLWLIPAPGAKAVRISRILDDVWTRHKTFVYPGRPVAEGAMATPCYTVGNDLSVRVEPRPATA, from the coding sequence ATGACCACCACCGCCACCGCCGACGCGACCGTACGCGCCGACTGCGTCGCCGACCCGGCCGGAACGCTCACCTTCGAGCTGACCACTGCCACCGCCCCCGGCCCCGGCCCCGGGGCCGTACTGCTGCTGCGCCGGAGGGGAGGGGCGGGCACCACGGTCCGGCTCGCGCTGAGCAGCAGCGCCCCCGGCCGGCTGCGGGCGGTGCTGGAGCCCGCCACCGAGCTGCCCGAGGGGTGGTGGGACACGTACGTCGAGGAGCCCGGCTCCGAGCACATGCCGGCCGTCCTGCCCGGGCTGCGGGATCTGCGCACCCTCGTCGACCGCGCCCCCGACGCCGCTACCGCCACCGTCCGCTGGCGGGTGCCCTACCCCACCCTCGACGGCCGCCTCGCGGTCCGCAGCTGGGTCCGCGCCCCGCACGCCGAGGCCGGCGCCATCCGCGTCGGCCCGGCCGGCATGAGCGTCGAGGGCGTGCTGTACGGGGCCGGGGCGGGGGAGGACGCCGTGGTCGAGGCCCGGCTCCAGGGGGACCCCTCGCGGCTCCACCGGGTCCCGCTCACCGCCACCGGGGAGCCGGGCGGCTTCGCCTTCACCCTGCCCTACGCCCCGCTGGTCACCGGCCCGGTGGCCGAGGAGCAGCTCTGGTGGCTCTGGCTGATCCCGGCCCCCGGCGCGAAGGCGGTCAGGATCTCGCGCATCCTGGACGACGTCTGGACCCGGCACAAGACCTTCGTCTACCCGGGCCGTCCGGTGGCCGAGGGCGCCATGGCCACCCCCTGCTACACGGTCGGCAACGACCTCTCCGTACGGGTGGAGCCCCGGCCCGCCACCGCCTGA
- a CDS encoding helix-turn-helix transcriptional regulator, translating to MLETSARLLRLLSLLQAHRDWSGADLAERLGVTPRTVRRDVEKLRELGYPVNASPGTGGGYQLGAGAELPPLLLDDEEAVAVAVGLRTAAGHGIEGIGETSVRALAKLEQVLPNRLRRRVSALGAFTVPMLHGADSETVDPGLLTELAGACRDSERLRFSYRAHSGSDSRRTVEPHRLVCTERRWYLVAWDLDRADWRTFRVDRITPTPPHGPRFTPRTPPAEDLAAYVSRGVSVSAYAARAVLLLKAPVAEAARRVPPSAGVLEPVDERSCRLTAGAPDLEVLVIHVLLMGIDFEVVEPPELIEVMARARDRLDRALAGSGDSSRFREGGGTVEEA from the coding sequence ATGTTGGAGACCTCGGCACGACTGCTGCGCCTGCTCTCACTGCTCCAGGCCCACCGGGACTGGTCCGGCGCCGACCTGGCCGAACGGCTCGGCGTCACCCCGCGCACCGTCCGCCGGGACGTGGAGAAGCTCCGCGAGCTGGGCTACCCGGTGAACGCCAGCCCCGGCACCGGCGGCGGCTACCAGCTCGGCGCCGGGGCCGAGCTGCCGCCGCTCCTGCTGGACGACGAGGAGGCCGTCGCGGTCGCCGTGGGGCTGCGTACGGCGGCGGGCCACGGCATCGAGGGCATCGGCGAGACCTCCGTACGCGCCCTGGCCAAGCTGGAGCAGGTGCTGCCGAACCGGCTGCGGCGCCGGGTGAGCGCGCTCGGCGCCTTCACCGTGCCGATGCTGCACGGGGCGGACTCCGAGACCGTCGACCCGGGGCTCCTCACCGAACTCGCCGGGGCCTGCCGGGACAGCGAGCGGCTCCGCTTCTCCTACCGCGCCCACAGCGGCTCGGACTCCCGCCGGACCGTCGAACCGCACCGGCTCGTCTGCACCGAGCGCCGCTGGTACCTCGTCGCCTGGGACCTCGACCGGGCGGACTGGCGGACCTTCCGGGTGGACCGGATCACCCCGACACCCCCGCACGGCCCCCGCTTCACGCCCCGCACCCCGCCCGCCGAGGACCTGGCCGCCTATGTCTCCCGGGGCGTCTCGGTCTCCGCCTACGCGGCGCGGGCGGTGCTCCTGCTGAAGGCCCCGGTGGCGGAGGCAGCCAGGCGCGTCCCGCCCTCCGCCGGGGTGCTGGAGCCCGTCGACGAGCGGAGCTGCCGGCTCACCGCGGGCGCGCCCGACCTGGAGGTCCTGGTGATCCACGTGCTGCTCATGGGGATCGACTTCGAGGTGGTGGAGCCGCCCGAGCTGATCGAGGTGATGGCCCGGGCCCGGGACCGGCTCGACCGGGCGCTCGCCGGCTCCGGGGATTCCTCCCGGTTCCGCGAGGGAGGAGGAACCGTGGAAGAAGCGTGA
- a CDS encoding I78 family peptidase inhibitor has protein sequence MASLPTPPAQPDDAPDAYVGLAADAAEQLARSRGWDTVRAVPPGSFLTMEFRSGRINFQVEDATVTRCWVG, from the coding sequence ATGGCCTCTCTACCGACCCCTCCCGCACAGCCCGACGACGCCCCCGACGCGTATGTCGGCCTCGCCGCCGACGCCGCCGAGCAGCTGGCCAGAAGCCGTGGCTGGGACACGGTCCGGGCGGTCCCGCCGGGCTCGTTCCTGACGATGGAGTTCCGCTCCGGGCGCATCAACTTCCAGGTCGAGGACGCCACGGTGACCCGCTGCTGGGTCGGCTGA
- a CDS encoding IS5 family transposase (programmed frameshift) has product MRRHELSDEEWDVLSGLLPRTETGRPRRDDRVVLNGIVWKLRTGSAWRDVPERYGSWQTLYTRFRRWALDGTFTRMLEAVQAQKDAAGDVDWLVSVDSTITRAHQHAAGARKKGQGPAETAHAHALGRSRGGLTTKIHLACDGRGRPLGFVVTGGNINDCTQFEQVLAQIRVRRPGPGRSRNRPDHLLGDKGYSSRAIRNYLRKRGIPHTIPERSDQQTNRRRRGSNGGRPPAFDKERYKQRNVVERCFNALKQYRAIATRYDKTRESYEAALTIASLLMWI; this is encoded by the exons GTGCGACGACATGAGCTCTCGGATGAAGAGTGGGACGTTCTGTCGGGGCTGCTTCCGCGGACGGAAACGGGGCGGCCCCGGCGGGACGACCGGGTGGTACTGAACGGAATCGTGTGGAAGCTGCGGACCGGTTCGGCCTGGCGTGATGTGCCGGAGAGGTACGGGTCCTGGCAGACGTTGTACACACGTTTCCGCAGGTGGGCGCTCGATGGCACGTTCACGCGGATGCTTGAGGCCGTCCAGGCTCAGAAGGATGCGGCTGGGGACGTCGACTGGCTGGTTTCCGTGGACTCCACGATCACCCGCGCTCATCAGCACGCGGCCGGCGCCCGCAAAAAGGGGCAGG GCCCTGCAGAAACGGCACACGCTCACGCCCTCGGGCGATCCCGTGGCGGACTGACGACCAAGATTCACCTCGCCTGCGACGGCCGCGGCCGTCCGCTCGGCTTTGTCGTCACCGGCGGCAACATCAACGACTGCACACAGTTCGAGCAGGTTCTCGCGCAGATCAGGGTCCGCCGCCCAGGCCCAGGCCGATCGCGCAACCGGCCCGATCATCTCCTGGGCGACAAGGGATACAGCAGTCGAGCCATACGCAACTACCTGCGGAAACGCGGTATCCCGCACACCATCCCGGAACGCTCGGACCAGCAGACGAACCGCCGCCGTCGTGGCAGCAACGGCGGCAGGCCGCCCGCTTTCGACAAGGAGCGCTACAAACAGCGCAACGTCGTCGAGCGCTGCTTCAACGCGTTAAAGCAGTACCGGGCCATAGCCACCCGCTACGACAAAACTCGCGAATCCTACGAAGCAGCACTCACCATCGCGTCACTCCTGATGTGGATATGA
- a CDS encoding phosphatase PAP2 family protein — MRTDIFARLDREPEPPKIVAPRMSRHRIALFGGTLAFYLAIVFAVLVTSWLVALDWKVMLFRPYQQWPELHAFLDYYVVLGQRGPTAVMVACWLGWRSWRQHTLRPLLVLGTALLLLNVTVGAVKLGLGRLGPHYATQIGSAEMFAGGDIFPSGHTANAVVTWGILAYLATTPRARRYLSALSATVSLGVGLTTVYIGTHWLSDVLLGWAAGLLILLALPWFEPLIARTESWIFDLREQWRARRRAVRPAVAPQDGPQPVLLPQSIAGEGAAFTGAAATPAAPATAAAQVATGVATATATATTTGARARAHTPTACPERPPVAPAGSRRPPQHPDHGSRSTASPARPMTGG; from the coding sequence GTGCGTACCGACATCTTCGCCCGCCTGGACCGGGAGCCGGAACCGCCGAAGATAGTGGCACCGCGGATGAGCCGTCACCGCATCGCCCTCTTCGGCGGGACGTTGGCGTTCTATCTCGCCATCGTCTTCGCCGTGCTCGTGACGTCCTGGCTGGTGGCCCTGGACTGGAAGGTCATGCTGTTCCGGCCCTACCAGCAGTGGCCCGAACTGCACGCCTTCCTCGACTACTACGTCGTGCTCGGCCAGCGCGGCCCGACGGCGGTGATGGTCGCCTGCTGGCTGGGCTGGCGCTCCTGGCGTCAGCACACGCTCCGGCCGCTCCTGGTCCTCGGCACGGCCCTGCTGCTGCTGAACGTGACGGTGGGCGCGGTCAAGCTGGGCCTGGGGCGGCTCGGCCCGCACTACGCGACGCAGATCGGCTCGGCCGAGATGTTCGCCGGCGGCGATATATTTCCCTCCGGTCACACCGCCAACGCCGTCGTGACCTGGGGAATCCTCGCCTATCTGGCCACCACGCCCCGGGCCAGGCGCTATCTGTCGGCGCTCTCCGCCACGGTCTCGCTGGGTGTCGGCCTCACCACCGTCTACATCGGCACGCACTGGCTCAGCGACGTCCTGCTGGGCTGGGCGGCGGGGCTGCTCATCCTGCTGGCGCTGCCCTGGTTCGAGCCGCTGATCGCCCGGACGGAGAGCTGGATCTTCGACCTGCGCGAGCAGTGGCGGGCCCGGCGCAGGGCCGTACGCCCGGCAGTCGCCCCGCAGGACGGGCCGCAGCCGGTGCTGCTCCCGCAGTCGATCGCGGGCGAGGGCGCGGCCTTCACGGGCGCGGCGGCGACACCCGCCGCGCCCGCCACAGCCGCCGCACAGGTGGCGACGGGAGTGGCCACGGCCACCGCGACCGCCACGACGACCGGGGCCCGGGCGCGGGCGCACACCCCCACCGCCTGCCCGGAGCGGCCGCCGGTGGCCCCGGCGGGCAGCCGCCGCCCGCCGCAGCACCCGGACCACGGCTCCCGGAGCACCGCGAGCCCGGCGCGGCCGATGACGGGCGGCTAG
- a CDS encoding MFS transporter → MSGTTTAAARLRSAADGANRWVVLVVLCLSLLVVALDATVLHVAVPSLTEDLRPSATGLLWIVDAYPLVCASLLILFGTLGDRVGRRRVLLLGYGLFGAASLLAVCADTPAVLIAARALLGVGGAMIMPATLSILRQVFPDRRERALAIGVWTAVAAVGAATGPVVGGFLVQHFWWGSVFLINIPLMAVILPLGRWLLPESRGSQDGPWDVLGALMAAAGVLGVVLGVKRLGGGAALLDPVALAPLALGLALLILFVRRQKRRTHPLIDISMFARPAFSTAVGCIVLAMLALVGLQLIAVQYLQLVLGLSPLETGLRLLPLTFAAMAAGATGSYTLRRLGPRRMVGWGFVLTASAVLLLTSMGHHDRPALLTAAFVLLGFGLQTTLFGAYESMLSDAPAERAGGAAAIGETSYQLGAGLGIALLGSVMNAAYAPGLASLRDQGVPARAGAEASHSLGEAYQVAAELGGPLGDLLRSTARHAFVGGLHITLFVSAGLLLLGALAALRLPRAMECPPKEFCSEADPTPEAGAGAAEPRVPAPAPAPTEREASPRPAPATTERPARRVTLPARREPAEATGSGRAAH, encoded by the coding sequence ATGTCCGGGACGACCACGGCCGCGGCACGGCTGCGCAGCGCCGCCGACGGCGCCAACCGCTGGGTCGTCCTCGTGGTCCTCTGCCTCAGCCTGCTGGTGGTCGCGCTCGACGCGACCGTGCTCCACGTCGCCGTCCCCTCGCTCACCGAGGACCTGCGCCCGAGCGCCACCGGACTCCTGTGGATCGTCGACGCCTACCCCCTCGTCTGCGCCTCCCTGCTCATCCTCTTCGGCACGCTGGGTGACCGGGTCGGCCGACGGCGCGTGCTGCTCCTCGGCTACGGCCTCTTCGGCGCCGCCTCCCTGCTCGCCGTCTGCGCGGACACCCCGGCCGTCCTCATAGCGGCCCGCGCCCTGCTCGGCGTCGGCGGCGCGATGATCATGCCCGCCACCCTGTCGATCCTGCGCCAGGTCTTCCCCGACCGGCGGGAGCGGGCGCTCGCCATCGGGGTGTGGACCGCGGTGGCCGCGGTCGGCGCCGCCACCGGGCCGGTCGTCGGCGGCTTCCTGGTCCAGCACTTCTGGTGGGGCTCGGTCTTCCTCATCAACATCCCGCTGATGGCGGTCATCCTGCCGCTCGGCCGCTGGCTGCTGCCGGAGTCGCGCGGCTCCCAGGACGGGCCGTGGGACGTGCTGGGCGCGCTGATGGCCGCGGCCGGGGTGCTCGGCGTCGTCCTCGGCGTCAAGCGGCTGGGCGGCGGGGCGGCACTCCTGGACCCGGTCGCGCTGGCCCCGCTGGCCCTCGGCCTGGCGCTGCTCATCCTCTTCGTACGCCGTCAGAAGCGCCGTACGCACCCGCTGATCGACATCTCGATGTTCGCCCGCCCGGCCTTCTCCACCGCCGTCGGCTGCATCGTGCTCGCCATGCTGGCCCTGGTCGGCCTCCAGCTGATCGCCGTCCAGTACCTCCAGCTCGTGCTGGGGCTCAGCCCGCTGGAGACCGGGCTGCGGCTGCTGCCGCTGACCTTCGCCGCGATGGCCGCGGGCGCCACCGGCTCGTACACCCTGCGCCGCCTCGGGCCCCGCAGGATGGTGGGCTGGGGCTTCGTCCTGACGGCCTCCGCCGTGCTGCTGCTCACCTCGATGGGCCACCACGACCGGCCCGCCCTGCTGACCGCCGCCTTCGTCCTGCTCGGCTTCGGACTCCAGACGACGCTCTTCGGGGCGTACGAGTCGATGCTCAGCGACGCCCCCGCGGAGCGGGCGGGCGGAGCCGCGGCGATAGGCGAGACCTCCTACCAGCTCGGCGCCGGGCTCGGCATCGCCCTCCTCGGCAGCGTCATGAACGCCGCCTACGCCCCCGGCCTCGCCTCCCTGCGCGACCAGGGCGTCCCCGCCCGCGCCGGAGCGGAGGCCTCCCACTCGCTGGGCGAGGCCTACCAGGTCGCCGCCGAGCTGGGCGGCCCGCTCGGGGACCTGCTGCGCTCCACGGCCCGGCACGCCTTCGTCGGCGGGCTGCACATCACGCTCTTCGTCAGCGCGGGGCTCCTGCTGCTCGGCGCGCTGGCCGCCCTGCGGCTGCCGAGGGCGATGGAGTGCCCGCCGAAGGAGTTCTGCTCCGAAGCCGACCCCACGCCCGAGGCCGGGGCGGGTGCCGCCGAGCCCCGCGTCCCCGCCCCCGCCCCCGCGCCGACCGAGCGCGAGGCGTCCCCGCGCCCGGCGCCCGCGACCACCGAGCGCCCGGCCCGGCGCGTGACGCTCCCCGCGCGGCGCGAACCGGCCGAGGCGACCGGCTCTGGACGGGCGGCACACTGA
- a CDS encoding acyl-CoA dehydrogenase family protein, translating into MSSTESAKPSKLPPFDATDPLGIDDLLGPDDLAIRDTVRTWAADRVLPHIAEWYEKGELPGIRELARELGSLGALGMSLDGYGCAGASAVQYGLACLELEAADSGIRSLVSVQGSLAMYAIHRFGSEEQKQRWLPGMAAGEIIGCFGLTEPDHGSDPAAMRTYAKRDGEDWVLTGRKMWITNGSVAGVAIVWAQTDEGDEGRGIRGFVVPTDTPGFSAPEIHHKWSLRASVTSELVMDGVRLPADAVLPGAKGLRGPLSCLSHARYGIVWGAMGAARASFESALDYARTREQFGRPIGGFQLTQAKLADMALELHKGILLAHHLGRRMDAGRLRPEQVSFGKLNNVREAIEICRTARTILGANGISLEYPVMRHATNLESVLTYEGTVEMHQLVLGKALTGLDAFR; encoded by the coding sequence ATGTCCAGCACCGAGTCCGCGAAGCCGTCGAAGCTCCCGCCGTTCGACGCCACCGACCCCCTCGGCATCGACGATCTGCTCGGCCCCGACGACCTCGCGATCCGCGACACCGTGCGCACCTGGGCCGCCGACCGGGTCCTGCCGCACATCGCCGAGTGGTACGAGAAGGGGGAGCTGCCCGGCATCCGGGAGCTGGCCCGGGAGCTGGGATCGCTCGGCGCGCTGGGGATGTCCCTCGACGGGTACGGCTGCGCCGGGGCGAGCGCCGTCCAGTACGGGCTGGCCTGCCTGGAGCTGGAGGCCGCCGACTCCGGGATCCGCTCGCTCGTCTCCGTACAGGGATCCCTCGCCATGTACGCGATCCACCGCTTCGGCTCCGAGGAGCAGAAGCAGCGGTGGCTGCCCGGCATGGCGGCGGGCGAGATCATCGGCTGCTTCGGGCTGACCGAGCCCGACCACGGCTCCGACCCGGCCGCGATGCGGACGTACGCCAAGCGCGACGGTGAGGACTGGGTGCTCACCGGCCGCAAGATGTGGATCACCAACGGCTCGGTCGCCGGGGTCGCGATCGTCTGGGCGCAGACCGACGAGGGCGACGAGGGCCGGGGCATCCGGGGCTTCGTCGTCCCCACCGACACCCCCGGCTTCTCCGCGCCGGAGATCCACCACAAGTGGTCGCTGCGCGCCTCGGTCACCAGCGAGCTGGTCATGGACGGCGTCCGGCTCCCCGCCGACGCGGTGCTGCCGGGGGCGAAGGGGCTGCGCGGTCCGCTCAGCTGTCTGAGCCACGCGCGGTACGGGATCGTCTGGGGCGCCATGGGCGCGGCGCGGGCGAGCTTCGAGTCGGCCCTCGACTACGCGCGGACCCGGGAACAGTTCGGCCGGCCGATCGGCGGCTTCCAGCTCACCCAGGCGAAGCTCGCGGACATGGCCCTTGAACTGCACAAGGGCATCCTGCTCGCCCACCATCTGGGGAGGCGCATGGACGCGGGACGGCTCCGCCCCGAGCAGGTCAGCTTCGGCAAGCTCAACAACGTGCGGGAGGCCATCGAGATCTGCCGCACCGCGCGCACGATCCTCGGGGCCAACGGGATCTCGCTGGAGTACCCCGTGATGCGGCACGCCACGAATCTGGAGTCGGTGCTCACGTACGAGGGCACCGTGGAGATGCACCAGCTGGTGCTGGGCAAGGCGCTCACCGGTCTCGACGCCTTCCGGTGA